From the genome of Oscillospiraceae bacterium:
GGAATGAGATTTCGCTCTCATCCGTTTCAGATTCATCAAAAAAATGATAGGAGGATTTACTACAGTGGCAAAAAAGAATGAAAAACAGTCCGCAAAAGAACTGGCCGAGCAGCTTTTGGTCAACCGTAAAAACGGCTTTTTCTCAGTCAGTGATGCAAGAGTAAAAAAGGCAGATACCTTTTGTGAGGGGTATAAAGCCTTTCTGCAAAATGCAAAAACCGAGCGCGAGGCCGTCATTGCCGCACTGAAAATTGCGCAGGACGCTGGCTTTACCGCGTATGACCCTGCCAAGACCTATCAGGCGGGCGACCGTGTCTATGTAAATAACCGCGGCAAGTCCCTGATGCTGACAACCTTTGGTACAGAAGGCTGCAAAAACGGTGTGCGCATTGAGGCTGCCCATATCGACTGCCCACGGCTGGATTTAAAACCCCATCCGCTTTTTGAGCAGGACGACTTGGCCCAGCTCAAAACCCATTATTATGGCGGCATTAAAAAGTACCAGTGGACCACAATTCCGCTGGCTATGCACGGCCGCATCTGCCGCAAAGATGGCACAACTGTAGATATAAGCCTCGGCGAAAAGCCCGGCGATCCGCTGTTTACCATCAGCGATTTGCTGCCGCATCTTGCCCGCGAGCAGGAAGCTAAGGCAATGAGTAAAGCCATTGAGGGCGAGAAGCTGAATGTCCTGGTCGGCAGCCGCCCAGTACGCGATGAAGAGGGCAAGAACCTATTTAAGCTCAACACCATGCGCCTGCTCAATGAACAATTCGGTATTACCGAGGAAGATTTCGTTTCTGCTGATATTGCTTTTGTTCCGGCATACCACCCCTGTGATATCGGCTTTGACCGCTCCCTGGTTGGTGCCTATGGTCAGGACGACCGCTCCTGCGCCTATGCTGAGCTGATGGCTGCAGTCAAGGTAAAGAACCCAGCCCAGACCAATATCACTATTTTTGCCGATCGTGAAGAAATCGGCAGCATGGGCAACACCGGCATGCAATCACACTTCCTGTATGATTTTGTAGAGGACCTTGCCGAGGCAGAGGGCACCAAAGCGCGCTATGTCT
Proteins encoded in this window:
- a CDS encoding aminopeptidase yields the protein MAKKNEKQSAKELAEQLLVNRKNGFFSVSDARVKKADTFCEGYKAFLQNAKTEREAVIAALKIAQDAGFTAYDPAKTYQAGDRVYVNNRGKSLMLTTFGTEGCKNGVRIEAAHIDCPRLDLKPHPLFEQDDLAQLKTHYYGGIKKYQWTTIPLAMHGRICRKDGTTVDISLGEKPGDPLFTISDLLPHLAREQEAKAMSKAIEGEKLNVLVGSRPVRDEEGKNLFKLNTMRLLNEQFGITEEDFVSADIAFVPAYHPCDIGFDRSLVGAYGQDDRSCAYAELMAAVKVKNPAQTNITIFADREEIGSMGNTGMQSHFLYDFVEDLAEAEGTKARYVFAKSRCLSADVTAAFDPNYADVYEANNATYLNNGVGVCKYTGAAGKYDTSDARAEFVSEIRRLFDKNEVLWQIGEMGKIDAGGGGTVAMYIANLNVDVIDVGVPVLSMHSPFEVVSKLDEYMTYQAMKVFFEAE